The Sediminispirochaeta smaragdinae DSM 11293 genome has a segment encoding these proteins:
- a CDS encoding rhomboid family intramembrane serine protease, with protein sequence MKIRYNAPVTLTFALISATVLLLDQLFGLHLISTFFIVPGKGGFDPTFAPGYLRLVTHIIGHVGWQHLLGNFSIILLIGPILEEKYGSSSLLVMILLTALITGLLNVLFFPTALLGASGVAFMMILLVSFTNIRSGDVPLTFILILLFYLAREVMNSLQTNQISEFAHIVGGFCGSLFGFLKPRR encoded by the coding sequence ATGAAGATACGCTATAACGCACCGGTAACCCTCACCTTCGCCCTTATATCCGCGACAGTACTGCTTCTCGACCAGCTTTTTGGTCTCCATCTGATCTCCACCTTTTTCATCGTTCCGGGCAAGGGCGGGTTTGATCCCACTTTTGCCCCCGGCTATCTTCGTCTCGTTACTCATATTATCGGCCATGTGGGATGGCAGCATCTTTTGGGGAATTTTTCCATCATCCTTTTGATAGGTCCGATTCTCGAGGAGAAATACGGCTCTTCATCCCTGCTTGTCATGATTCTTCTCACTGCACTGATCACGGGACTTCTCAATGTGCTCTTTTTTCCGACGGCGCTGCTCGGTGCCAGCGGGGTGGCATTCATGATGATCCTGCTTGTCAGCTTTACGAATATTCGGAGTGGAGATGTGCCCCTCACCTTTATCTTGATCCTTCTCTTCTATCTTGCCAGAGAGGTCATGAACAGCTTACAGACCAATCAGATTTCGGAATTTGCTCATATTGTCGGCGGGTTCTGTGGAAGTCTTTTTGGTTTTCTGAAGCCGAGGCGTTAA
- a CDS encoding substrate-binding domain-containing protein, producing MGNEFNYALQEIDYLKNQNIRKLTIGSGLVWQYSIFPNVIQQFTTQFPDTQIRIITGFSDTLYEQFLKGQFDIIFCDLGSLKPMTGIVFEHLMNTCFSFFAVWSHPIFSRENITEQDLLDYDIAIFSHSNILSTQNDISDRHQIDVRLQRNIKYISSSMINLLEVVGSSRYLTPIPPSLQHIAEQFGLKEINPKLRRDAFPSGMVYRKAALKKPHVKSYIDAVRASIKTS from the coding sequence ATGGGTAATGAATTTAATTATGCCTTACAGGAAATAGACTATCTTAAGAATCAAAACATCAGAAAACTAACAATCGGTTCCGGCCTGGTCTGGCAGTACAGTATATTCCCCAACGTAATTCAGCAGTTTACCACTCAGTTCCCCGATACACAAATACGGATAATAACTGGTTTCTCCGATACGTTGTATGAACAATTCCTCAAAGGTCAGTTCGATATAATTTTCTGCGATCTTGGCTCACTAAAGCCAATGACCGGTATTGTATTCGAACACCTGATGAATACGTGTTTCTCTTTTTTTGCGGTATGGAGCCATCCGATTTTTTCAAGAGAAAACATTACAGAACAGGATTTACTGGATTATGATATCGCTATCTTCTCTCATAGTAACATTCTATCAACACAGAATGATATATCAGACAGGCATCAGATCGACGTCAGGCTTCAGAGAAATATTAAGTATATAAGCAGTTCCATGATCAATCTTCTGGAAGTTGTCGGTTCTTCCCGATACCTGACACCCATACCGCCGTCGCTGCAACATATCGCTGAACAATTCGGATTAAAGGAAATAAATCCCAAGCTAAGAAGAGATGCCTTCCCCAGCGGAATGGTGTATCGAAAAGCAGCTCTGAAAAAACCGCATGTCAAATCGTACATTGATGCAGTAAGAGCTTCAATAAAAACATCATAA
- a CDS encoding tripartite tricarboxylate transporter TctB family protein — protein MKISQKQKQELIISWCFSLVPLIALFETYTKFVDLGMNTGGGEQNAALFPRMISFLLLFLIGINTVRIFIQASNSPSDEKAVPIFESEGRKRLALMFVCFVAYVIALSILGYYVSTPLALLVFFFILGVRKTIPLILLSIGTTVFIWYAFAILLKVVLPVGKFGLYF, from the coding sequence ATGAAAATATCACAAAAACAGAAGCAGGAACTGATTATCAGCTGGTGTTTTTCTCTTGTACCCCTGATTGCTCTATTCGAAACGTACACGAAATTTGTTGATCTGGGGATGAACACCGGAGGAGGGGAACAAAATGCAGCTCTTTTTCCCCGGATGATTTCTTTCCTGCTGTTATTCCTGATAGGAATTAATACTGTACGAATTTTTATTCAGGCCAGTAATAGTCCCTCTGATGAAAAAGCTGTTCCGATCTTTGAATCTGAGGGACGAAAGCGTCTTGCGCTTATGTTTGTATGCTTTGTGGCATATGTTATTGCCCTGAGCATCCTGGGGTATTATGTGAGTACGCCGCTTGCCCTGCTTGTCTTTTTTTTCATATTGGGAGTCCGGAAAACCATACCTCTCATCCTTTTATCTATCGGAACTACTGTTTTTATCTGGTACGCGTTCGCGATATTGCTCAAGGTTGTATTGCCCGTAGGCAAGTTCGGCCTTTACTTTTAA
- a CDS encoding Rpn family recombination-promoting nuclease/putative transposase: protein MAGEHDTRYKFLFSHPIFVQRLMESFVKERFVRKLDFDSLERVDKSFVTEDFKTRESDIIWKINYTDKPLFLFLLIEFQSSVDHSMPLRFLRYITEFYQSFHQTTESGRFPAVFPILIYNGDRRWTAPLNSRDLIEQSIPEKYIPSFQYYPVIENQIPKQSLAKVKNALSAVFYAENSSPEELEAEIDIFLSIITEEKLEAVQLLVQWLNNFFASVEEQQKQPVLSRINDIVEVKSMLLTKMKEHDKMMLEQGEKQRAIITAQKMLAKGYSIQEISELTGLRQQEIEALQE, encoded by the coding sequence ATGGCAGGCGAGCATGATACACGCTATAAGTTCCTCTTCTCTCACCCCATCTTCGTTCAGCGCCTCATGGAGTCCTTTGTCAAGGAACGTTTCGTTCGCAAACTCGATTTCGATTCCCTCGAAAGGGTCGACAAAAGTTTCGTCACCGAAGACTTCAAAACCAGGGAATCCGATATCATCTGGAAGATCAATTACACCGATAAACCCCTCTTCCTCTTCCTTCTCATCGAGTTTCAGTCCTCCGTCGACCACTCCATGCCCCTCAGGTTCCTTCGCTACATCACCGAGTTCTACCAAAGCTTCCATCAAACAACCGAATCCGGCCGCTTCCCTGCCGTCTTTCCCATCCTCATCTACAACGGCGACAGAAGGTGGACCGCTCCACTTAACAGCCGGGACCTCATCGAACAGTCCATCCCGGAAAAGTACATCCCATCCTTCCAGTACTACCCGGTTATCGAGAACCAGATCCCAAAACAGAGCCTGGCGAAGGTCAAAAACGCTCTTTCCGCGGTCTTCTATGCCGAGAACTCCTCTCCCGAAGAGCTTGAGGCTGAGATTGATATCTTCCTTTCCATTATTACCGAGGAGAAACTTGAAGCGGTCCAGCTGCTGGTTCAGTGGCTGAACAACTTCTTTGCTTCTGTCGAGGAACAACAAAAACAACCGGTTTTATCCCGGATAAACGACATTGTGGAGGTAAAATCCATGCTACTTACCAAAATGAAAGAACATGATAAAATGATGCTTGAGCAAGGTGAAAAGCAGCGTGCCATCATCACTGCCCAAAAGATGCTGGCAAAAGGGTACTCGATTCAGGAAATATCCGAGCTTACCGGCCTCAGGCAGCAGGAGATCGAGGCATTACAGGAGTAA
- a CDS encoding putative ABC transporter permease — translation MDIYLPEIGNGILMMQWFSNNIDICLSFIMYSFLGWVIESAYKTFREHKGFINSGFLNNPLIPIYGIGAVIIILIDAKVGNIPFPIKVILFTIVCTILEYITGFLIEKIFRIKLWNYANRTLNLHGRICLLNTFYWSLLITVFLLYIRPMVEAHLLTSLSFIQKFYITVILYGVIVTDFIISTLELKSTTRIINNIVTNMKTFNEILVASFSKKMKTRFLKVFPNLGTIYNEQLKNNLLYTLEKKIEQNNIRKAIGIIITPPEVPEEMDQQYVSIVKDLIDDENVLKMSNFPHHDSSTLKHCLTVSQVSYYLAKEFNLDVQSTSRGSLLHDFYLYNWQDGVKRNHAMKHSKIALENAKKLFKLNGIEEDIIVKHMWPLTNRFFRYKEAFLVSMVDKLVSVVEVKNALKKIVNKKINKV, via the coding sequence ATGGATATATATCTTCCGGAGATAGGTAATGGTATCTTAATGATGCAATGGTTCTCTAATAATATTGATATATGCTTGTCCTTTATTATGTATTCATTCCTGGGATGGGTTATTGAATCAGCCTACAAAACGTTCAGGGAGCATAAAGGATTTATAAATTCCGGTTTTCTCAACAATCCGCTGATACCAATATATGGCATTGGTGCTGTTATTATCATTTTAATCGATGCAAAAGTGGGAAATATCCCATTTCCGATAAAAGTCATACTATTTACGATTGTTTGCACAATATTAGAATATATTACAGGTTTTCTTATCGAAAAAATATTTCGCATAAAACTCTGGAATTATGCCAACAGGACGCTAAATCTTCACGGAAGGATCTGCCTACTCAATACATTCTATTGGAGTTTGTTAATTACGGTATTCCTGCTTTATATTCGGCCGATGGTTGAAGCACATCTATTGACATCGCTTTCTTTCATACAGAAGTTTTATATAACTGTCATACTATATGGAGTAATCGTAACAGATTTTATTATTAGTACCTTGGAATTGAAGAGCACTACCCGTATCATAAACAATATAGTGACAAACATGAAAACGTTTAATGAAATTCTCGTGGCCTCTTTTTCCAAGAAAATGAAAACACGATTTCTGAAAGTTTTCCCTAATCTTGGTACTATCTATAATGAACAGTTGAAAAATAATTTACTCTACACCCTAGAAAAGAAAATCGAACAAAATAATATCAGGAAAGCTATAGGGATTATCATCACCCCCCCTGAAGTACCTGAAGAAATGGATCAGCAGTATGTTTCCATCGTAAAAGATCTCATAGACGACGAGAACGTACTGAAGATGTCAAATTTTCCTCATCATGACAGTAGTACCCTCAAACATTGTCTGACGGTATCCCAGGTTTCCTATTATTTGGCAAAAGAATTTAATCTGGATGTGCAATCGACCTCACGTGGATCGTTATTGCACGATTTCTATCTTTATAATTGGCAAGACGGAGTAAAAAGAAACCATGCTATGAAGCATTCCAAGATTGCACTTGAGAATGCAAAAAAGTTGTTCAAACTCAATGGAATAGAAGAAGATATTATCGTCAAGCATATGTGGCCACTAACAAACAGGTTCTTCAGATATAAAGAAGCATTTCTTGTAAGCATGGTTGACAAACTTGTATCCGTAGTAGAAGTCAAGAATGCTCTCAAGAAGATCGTGAACAAAAAGATCAATAAAGTGTAA
- a CDS encoding sulfatase produces the protein MKTIFLLFDSLNRKALGAYGSSMPTPNFDRLQQKSILFSNHYAGSMPCIPARRDMQTGRYNFFHSSWGPMEPYDNSLPRILREEKGVYSHIATDHAHYFEDGGTNYCTNFNTWEFHRGQEYDPWIPVVNPDMEELQGKYDRRHYDFQKGARSSHKLQFAKNKLYRMKEKSDFPMTRCFDSALRFLDINRNADNWFLHLECFDPHEPFDIPQEYIDRYDLDRNAILNWPNYARPVESPEEIDYIRRTYMALVSFCDDQLGRLLDYMDKENMWEDTALIMTTDHGFLLSEHDWWAKVVMPNYQEVSHLPLMMYHPDFKEMAGQRRNYTTSTIDLMPTVLDWYGCNIPSEVQGRSLVPVMKEDSSAERVVCCGVFGGTALITNGRYAYHLCPKYLDSTNLYEYRHHPCHMRGQFSIEEMKDTTLHKGFDFTKGMPIMKIKGRDDSKRVPNHDEQRFQDSETRLFDLLNDPNEQNAIRNPQVEQLLQHRFRSIMEYHDAPPEMIERFAL, from the coding sequence ATGAAAACAATATTCCTGCTCTTCGATTCTCTCAACAGGAAGGCCCTCGGGGCCTATGGAAGTTCAATGCCGACGCCGAATTTCGATCGCCTGCAGCAAAAATCTATTCTATTTTCAAACCATTATGCCGGGAGTATGCCGTGTATTCCTGCCCGAAGGGATATGCAAACCGGACGATATAATTTTTTCCATAGTTCCTGGGGACCGATGGAACCCTATGATAACTCGCTGCCCCGTATCCTTCGGGAAGAAAAAGGGGTATATAGCCACATCGCCACCGACCATGCCCATTATTTTGAAGATGGAGGAACCAACTACTGCACCAACTTCAATACCTGGGAATTTCACCGGGGACAGGAATATGATCCCTGGATACCGGTTGTTAATCCCGATATGGAAGAATTACAGGGAAAATACGATCGCCGGCATTATGATTTTCAGAAGGGAGCACGAAGTAGCCATAAACTGCAGTTTGCCAAAAACAAACTATACAGGATGAAAGAAAAATCTGACTTTCCCATGACCCGGTGTTTTGATTCCGCTTTGCGCTTTCTTGATATAAACAGGAATGCCGATAACTGGTTTCTGCATCTGGAATGCTTTGATCCGCATGAACCTTTTGATATTCCTCAGGAGTATATCGATCGCTATGATCTGGATCGGAATGCCATACTGAACTGGCCAAACTACGCAAGGCCTGTTGAGAGCCCTGAAGAGATAGATTATATCCGAAGAACGTATATGGCTCTTGTTTCTTTTTGTGATGACCAGCTGGGCAGACTTCTGGATTACATGGACAAAGAAAACATGTGGGAAGATACGGCTCTGATTATGACCACGGATCATGGTTTTTTGCTTTCCGAGCATGATTGGTGGGCTAAGGTTGTTATGCCGAATTACCAGGAGGTATCGCATCTTCCGTTGATGATGTATCATCCGGATTTTAAAGAAATGGCCGGTCAGCGTAGAAACTATACAACCTCCACGATTGACCTTATGCCGACAGTCCTGGATTGGTACGGATGCAATATCCCTTCGGAAGTTCAAGGGCGTTCTTTAGTCCCTGTAATGAAAGAAGACAGTTCGGCTGAAAGAGTTGTCTGCTGTGGTGTTTTCGGCGGAACCGCATTAATCACGAACGGACGATATGCTTATCACCTCTGTCCGAAATATTTGGACAGCACAAACCTCTATGAATACAGACATCATCCCTGCCACATGCGAGGTCAGTTTTCTATAGAAGAGATGAAAGATACCACGCTCCATAAGGGGTTTGATTTTACAAAAGGTATGCCCATTATGAAGATAAAAGGAAGAGACGATTCCAAACGTGTTCCCAATCACGACGAACAGAGGTTTCAGGATTCGGAAACGCGGCTTTTTGATTTACTCAATGATCCGAATGAACAGAATGCCATTAGGAACCCCCAGGTTGAACAGCTGCTGCAGCACCGTTTTCGCAGCATTATGGAATATCACGATGCTCCTCCGGAAATGATCGAACGTTTTGCCTTATAG
- a CDS encoding anaerobic sulfatase maturase: MNKKVNYPFNILAKPFGPICNLYCSYCFYLKKETLFPHENRSDFAMKPEILESFIRQYIEAQPEGEKEVTFGWQGGEPTLLGVDFFRNVVKLQKKYNVRGLTVKNGLQTNGTLITDEFAKFLKEEDFLVGISIDGPEYLHNKYRLDREGKGSFSRVMAGLENLKKNNVDFNTLTVVQNDNSKHPFEVYRFLKDVGSTFLQFIPIVEPDNGQTKKLVSKRTVSPEDWGTFLVAVFQDWIKEDIGNIYVQHFDLILGLYIGEPASLCVHSKYCGKALAIEHNGNIYSCDHFVSPDTYLGNISGSLAEIVEGEKQQRFGKNKFDLLPEECLVCPYLSLCYGGCPKDRLIAGRKGKLNWLCEGYKYFYETTVPVFSAMAAALKHHRPASTYKDYFCLPPSLLSKIGRNDPCPCLSGKKFKHCHGQR, translated from the coding sequence ATGAACAAAAAGGTCAATTATCCTTTCAATATATTGGCAAAGCCTTTTGGCCCGATTTGTAATTTATATTGTTCGTACTGTTTTTATTTGAAAAAAGAAACACTTTTCCCTCACGAAAATCGTTCAGATTTTGCCATGAAACCTGAAATACTGGAAAGCTTTATACGCCAGTATATAGAAGCTCAGCCGGAAGGTGAAAAAGAGGTAACGTTCGGATGGCAGGGAGGAGAGCCTACCCTTCTGGGAGTTGATTTTTTCAGAAATGTTGTAAAACTTCAAAAGAAATATAATGTAAGAGGCCTTACGGTAAAAAATGGTCTTCAGACAAATGGTACGTTAATTACCGATGAATTTGCAAAATTTCTGAAGGAAGAAGATTTTCTTGTAGGGATCAGCATAGATGGTCCGGAATACCTTCATAATAAATACAGGCTTGACCGGGAAGGGAAAGGAAGTTTCAGCCGGGTAATGGCCGGTCTGGAAAATCTGAAAAAAAACAATGTAGATTTCAATACCCTTACTGTTGTACAAAACGACAATTCAAAGCATCCGTTTGAGGTTTATCGCTTTCTTAAGGACGTCGGCTCTACATTTCTTCAGTTTATACCTATTGTCGAGCCTGATAACGGACAGACGAAAAAACTGGTCTCAAAACGCACTGTCTCGCCGGAGGACTGGGGAACATTTCTTGTTGCTGTATTTCAGGATTGGATTAAAGAAGACATCGGGAACATATATGTCCAGCATTTCGATCTAATTTTGGGACTCTACATCGGGGAACCGGCATCTCTGTGTGTGCATAGCAAATATTGTGGGAAAGCTTTAGCCATTGAACATAATGGGAATATATACAGTTGTGATCATTTTGTGTCGCCAGATACCTATCTGGGGAACATCTCCGGTTCGTTGGCTGAAATAGTTGAGGGTGAAAAACAACAGAGGTTTGGGAAAAATAAATTTGACCTACTCCCGGAGGAATGTCTTGTGTGTCCGTATCTTTCCCTGTGCTATGGAGGCTGTCCCAAAGATAGACTTATTGCCGGACGAAAAGGGAAATTGAACTGGCTTTGTGAGGGATACAAGTATTTTTATGAAACAACCGTTCCGGTCTTCTCAGCAATGGCGGCAGCCTTAAAACATCACAGGCCTGCGTCTACATATAAAGATTATTTTTGTTTGCCGCCGTCATTATTAAGCAAGATTGGCCGTAACGACCCATGTCCATGTCTGAGCGGTAAAAAATTTAAACATTGTCATGGTCAGAGGTAG
- a CDS encoding sulfite exporter TauE/SafE family protein, with translation MHIFYFVISLAASIVGAISGIGGGVIIKPVLDSIGSFDVRTISFLSGNTVLAMTISTLVQSRKNEIRIDKKKSTFLALGGIIGGLMGKYLFDIIRSTHGNEQLIGGTQSLLLMLLIGGVIVFTVYKEKIKPHRFGNIFFCISTGVLLGGIASFLGIGGGPINLTILYLFFAMDSKSAALNSIYIIFFSQLTNLIFTVVMGNVPEFPPLTMLLMITGGVVGGITGSMITKRMSHKGVDYLFTGVMVVIVFINLCNFIRWILL, from the coding sequence ATGCACATTTTTTATTTTGTTATCAGCCTTGCGGCTTCCATTGTAGGCGCTATAAGTGGTATCGGCGGCGGCGTCATTATAAAACCTGTTCTTGATAGTATCGGTTCATTCGACGTAAGAACAATCAGTTTTCTTTCAGGAAATACCGTTCTTGCCATGACTATTTCGACCTTGGTTCAAAGTCGAAAAAATGAGATTAGAATTGACAAAAAGAAAAGTACGTTTCTGGCCCTCGGTGGAATTATCGGGGGACTTATGGGAAAATATCTTTTCGACATAATTCGTTCTACACATGGGAATGAGCAGCTTATAGGAGGGACACAGTCTCTGCTGCTGATGTTGTTGATAGGCGGAGTTATAGTTTTCACAGTGTACAAGGAGAAGATTAAGCCACATCGGTTCGGAAATATATTTTTCTGCATATCGACAGGAGTTCTGCTTGGAGGAATAGCATCCTTTTTAGGTATAGGAGGAGGGCCTATAAATCTTACAATTCTATATTTATTTTTTGCAATGGATTCCAAGTCTGCAGCACTTAACTCAATCTACATAATCTTTTTCTCACAGTTGACGAACCTGATCTTTACGGTGGTAATGGGAAATGTGCCTGAATTCCCACCGTTGACGATGTTACTAATGATAACCGGAGGAGTAGTGGGAGGGATAACTGGCTCTATGATAACAAAGCGAATGAGCCATAAGGGGGTTGATTATCTGTTCACGGGAGTAATGGTGGTTATTGTATTCATAAATCTTTGCAATTTTATACGATGGATATTACTCTGA
- a CDS encoding tripartite tricarboxylate transporter substrate binding protein: protein MSIKKISIVAVLISCLAVSGFANGQGETNFPDRPIQNIFPWGPGATYAASQVVANAMGENLGVNVSVTSTTGASGVKAAMTVMSKPADGYTIFDGYVAPLILSPLFGKTDYTFEDFKPLYGVVSNAFTIVVCKDDDRFPDLTALIEYAKANPGVLSYSSGADISLPHMSSASLLKSTGAVTRHVPYNDSNEGIKELLAGELDFNVMNSGGYNTYKDEVRILAVLSDLPQPAFPGMPLVKDFGYSIGLDGLAATGWTWWLVRKETPDDVAEVLRAALKKALDDPKIQKQVSDMGYLPMPTDVYNPENYIKECTLMTEQLKSALAAIEWEKAEIKKYNK from the coding sequence GTGAGTATAAAGAAGATCTCTATTGTAGCGGTTCTCATTTCTTGTCTGGCTGTTTCGGGTTTTGCCAACGGGCAGGGAGAGACTAACTTTCCAGATCGTCCTATTCAGAATATCTTTCCCTGGGGACCTGGAGCTACCTATGCGGCTTCACAGGTTGTAGCGAATGCCATGGGGGAAAATCTTGGCGTAAATGTGAGCGTAACATCAACAACAGGAGCCAGCGGTGTCAAAGCGGCCATGACGGTGATGTCCAAACCGGCGGACGGATATACAATTTTTGATGGTTATGTGGCTCCCTTAATACTTTCTCCTCTTTTTGGAAAAACTGATTATACATTTGAAGATTTTAAACCCCTCTACGGTGTTGTTTCCAATGCCTTTACCATCGTTGTATGCAAGGACGACGACAGGTTCCCCGATCTTACTGCTCTTATTGAGTATGCGAAAGCGAATCCCGGTGTTCTCAGCTACAGCTCAGGAGCCGATATTTCTCTTCCCCATATGTCTTCGGCGTCACTTCTTAAGAGCACCGGAGCTGTAACGAGGCATGTTCCCTATAATGATTCCAACGAAGGAATTAAGGAACTGCTGGCCGGCGAACTTGATTTTAATGTTATGAACTCGGGAGGGTACAACACCTATAAAGACGAGGTTCGAATCCTGGCTGTCCTCAGTGATCTTCCCCAGCCTGCATTCCCGGGTATGCCGCTGGTAAAGGATTTTGGCTACTCCATCGGTTTGGATGGGCTGGCCGCTACCGGGTGGACCTGGTGGCTTGTCCGTAAGGAAACCCCCGATGATGTCGCGGAAGTACTAAGAGCGGCTCTTAAAAAGGCTCTTGATGATCCGAAGATTCAGAAGCAGGTTTCCGATATGGGATATCTTCCCATGCCCACAGATGTTTACAATCCTGAAAATTATATTAAAGAATGTACTCTCATGACAGAACAGCTGAAGTCTGCCTTGGCGGCTATCGAATGGGAAAAAGCAGAAATCAAAAAATATAATAAGTAA
- a CDS encoding tripartite tricarboxylate transporter permease, which translates to MFLELLHAGIPAYFSFANLFFTAVGVFIGILIGILPGLGPLLGLTLLTPMAMNLNPFTGMGLLLGIFVGGTAGGAISAILLKIPGTPIAAATLLDGYPLAQKGKAPFAVSLAITTSAFGGIIGGIYLIFFSPLLAKVALKFSPPEYFALALTGVLCIAVVSKGSTIKGLMTGCLGLLLATVGMDPFMSNFRFTFGTVALSGGIGIVAMVIGLFAISEMFLQVERGDFDTSPHLKVFFPPISAITENFKQRFNLFRSSTIGTFIGALPGAGSVIASFLSYAVAKNSSKHPEKYGTGIPDGVIATESANNACCGGTLIPSLTMALPGDPCSAMLLAALMLLGYIPGPRLFIQNQDLIGGIFLAYISSNVFLLILGLLFLPLFVMFLNVKKKYLIPVILILCAVGSYGMETSINDLWITLIFGILAFIIQKFNYPLAPFVIAKVLGPIMEENFRRSLIMSGDHASIFFTRPITLGILIANFILLFITIVPVKQLLGRSKN; encoded by the coding sequence ATGTTTTTAGAATTGTTACATGCCGGAATTCCTGCTTATTTCAGTTTTGCTAATCTTTTTTTTACCGCAGTAGGTGTCTTCATTGGTATCTTGATCGGTATTCTGCCTGGCTTGGGACCTCTTTTGGGCCTTACCCTGTTGACGCCCATGGCCATGAATCTGAATCCTTTTACCGGTATGGGATTACTCCTCGGAATATTCGTCGGCGGCACGGCTGGTGGTGCTATATCGGCTATTCTTCTCAAAATTCCTGGTACTCCTATTGCCGCAGCAACACTTCTTGATGGGTATCCCTTGGCTCAAAAAGGAAAAGCCCCTTTTGCTGTCAGCCTGGCTATAACCACCTCGGCTTTTGGAGGGATTATCGGTGGAATCTATCTGATCTTTTTCTCTCCGCTACTTGCTAAAGTTGCTCTTAAATTTTCTCCTCCTGAATATTTTGCACTGGCTCTTACCGGTGTTCTCTGTATTGCTGTTGTCTCCAAAGGTTCAACAATAAAAGGACTGATGACAGGATGTCTCGGATTACTTCTGGCCACCGTAGGAATGGATCCTTTTATGAGCAACTTCCGTTTTACCTTCGGTACAGTGGCTCTCTCCGGAGGTATTGGAATTGTTGCCATGGTAATCGGGTTGTTTGCCATCAGTGAAATGTTCCTTCAGGTAGAACGTGGAGATTTTGATACCAGTCCGCATTTAAAAGTATTCTTTCCGCCGATTAGTGCGATAACGGAAAATTTCAAACAAAGATTCAATCTTTTTCGGTCAAGTACTATTGGTACCTTTATAGGCGCCCTTCCCGGTGCCGGTTCGGTGATCGCCAGTTTCCTATCGTATGCTGTGGCAAAAAACAGTTCCAAACACCCGGAAAAATACGGAACGGGAATTCCTGATGGCGTCATAGCTACCGAATCGGCCAATAATGCCTGCTGCGGAGGAACCCTCATCCCTTCTCTGACCATGGCTCTTCCGGGAGATCCCTGTTCTGCCATGCTCTTAGCGGCCCTTATGTTGTTAGGATATATTCCGGGACCGCGTCTCTTTATTCAAAATCAGGATTTGATAGGAGGAATCTTTCTTGCGTATATCAGTTCCAACGTATTTCTTCTTATTTTAGGACTATTATTCCTTCCACTTTTTGTCATGTTTCTGAATGTTAAAAAGAAATATCTTATTCCCGTGATCCTGATACTTTGCGCTGTCGGATCTTATGGAATGGAGACTTCCATTAATGATCTCTGGATAACCCTTATTTTTGGAATCCTTGCTTTTATTATTCAAAAATTTAATTACCCTTTGGCTCCTTTTGTTATAGCTAAAGTACTTGGACCTATTATGGAAGAAAATTTTCGCCGTTCACTCATTATGTCGGGAGATCACGCTTCGATTTTCTTTACACGTCCGATTACGTTGGGAATCCTTATTGCTAATTTTATACTGCTTTTCATAACAATTGTTCCGGTTAAACAACTTTTGGGCCGGTCAAAAAATTGA